The uncultured Methanoregula sp. genomic sequence CAGATCTTTGTTGCCCCGGGAATCAGGCCAGTTACTCCTTTTTCCGCAAGAGCGCTTGAAAAATAGAATCCCCGCTTCTTATGGGATTCCGCAGCCTTGTCAAACGATGCAATCGTATCAATCCTGGTCATCGTGTGTTTCCGGGGGAATTCCGAAAGGATTTTTGTCCCGTCAATGGACCGGAGTGCATCGAGGACAATCCGGTTGTTCTCCAGTTCCTTCTCGAAATGTTTCACACGCTCTTTTACGTGCGGGAATGAAGCCATCATTCCCACGAGGGTTGCACCCATGAGCGTGCAGCCCATCATCTCTGGCTCCTTGATCCCGAATTTGCGCTTCGTTACGTCCCCCACGATCTCCGTTGTCCTGAACACTTCTGCAGCCCGCTCTTTTGTTGCAGCAAGGATGCCGGAAGGTGCCGGCGCTGCCATACTCTTGTGCCCTGAGCCAACGATGAAATCCACGCCAAGCGTTTTCCCGTCAACGGGAAGAGTGCCTACGGTATATGCACCATTATACAGGATCGGAACATCGTACTGGCGGGTCACTTTGGCAATTGACGCAATATCATGCATGTTGCCGTACTGGTAATCGACATGGTCGATGAAGGCAAGAACGGGTGGTCTGCCGAACTCGCGCTTGATCTCCTCGATCTTTGCTGCAGTTGCATCGGCAGTGATCATTTTATTGCTGTCGGCCGGAATCTCGCGGGGAATTCCCCCGGATTCCTCGACGGCAAGAAATTCAGTATAATGGGAGAGCGAAGTCAGAAGAACCGGGTCGCCTTTATGTACGTACGTGTGGGCAACGGCCTGAAATCCCCTGCGGGCACCCGGTACGGTCCTGACCGAATCCATGCTGAGCCAGG encodes the following:
- the pscS gene encoding O-phospho-L-seryl-tRNA:Cys-tRNA synthase, whose translation is MRCGNGIEARQVDELFINIDPIQAGGRLTADAMKAVMAYGDGYSVCDNCRKPNRLDYISKPPIAEFHKDVASWLSMDSVRTVPGARRGFQAVAHTYVHKGDPVLLTSLSHYTEFLAVEESGGIPREIPADSNKMITADATAAKIEEIKREFGRPPVLAFIDHVDYQYGNMHDIASIAKVTRQYDVPILYNGAYTVGTLPVDGKTLGVDFIVGSGHKSMAAPAPSGILAATKERAAEVFRTTEIVGDVTKRKFGIKEPEMMGCTLMGATLVGMMASFPHVKERVKHFEKELENNRIVLDALRSIDGTKILSEFPRKHTMTRIDTIASFDKAAESHKKRGFYFSSALAEKGVTGLIPGATKIWKFNTYGMTRSQAEYLGNAFVDIALENGLAVTR